A genomic stretch from Frigoribacterium sp. PvP032 includes:
- a CDS encoding uracil-DNA glycosylase, translated as MIARPLSDLVHPSWAEALEPVAPLVADMGEYLRAEVRAGRGYLPAGDAVLRVFTTPLDEVKVLVVGQDPYPTPGHPIGLSFATAPDVRPVPRSLANIYRELHDDLGHAPVAHGDLTSWQRNGVMLLNRVLTVRPGEAGSHRGKGWEPVTQRAVEVLAARGGPLVGLLWGRDAASLVPMLGDVPTVQSAHPSPLSASRGFFGSRPFSRVDALLVQQGGTAVDWRLPDLP; from the coding sequence GTGATCGCGCGCCCGCTGTCCGACCTGGTGCACCCGAGCTGGGCAGAGGCCCTCGAGCCCGTCGCCCCGCTCGTCGCCGACATGGGCGAGTACCTGCGTGCCGAGGTGCGCGCCGGCCGCGGCTACCTGCCGGCGGGCGACGCGGTGCTGCGCGTCTTCACGACGCCGCTCGACGAGGTCAAGGTGCTCGTCGTCGGCCAGGACCCCTACCCGACGCCCGGCCACCCGATCGGGCTGTCGTTCGCCACGGCCCCCGACGTCCGGCCCGTGCCGCGCAGCCTCGCGAACATCTACCGCGAGCTGCACGACGACCTCGGCCACGCGCCCGTCGCCCACGGCGACCTCACCTCGTGGCAGCGCAACGGGGTCATGCTGCTCAACCGCGTGCTGACCGTGAGACCCGGCGAGGCCGGCTCGCATCGCGGCAAGGGCTGGGAACCCGTGACCCAGCGCGCCGTCGAGGTGCTCGCCGCGCGCGGCGGACCGCTCGTGGGGCTGCTCTGGGGGCGCGACGCGGCGTCGCTGGTGCCGATGCTCGGCGACGTCCCGACCGTGCAGTCCGCCCACCCGAGCCCGTTGTCGGCGTCGCGCGGGTTCTTCGGGTCGCGGCCGTTCAGCCGGGTCGACGCACTGCTCGTGCAGCAGGGCGGCACCGCCGTCGACTGGCGCCTGCCCGACCTGCCCTGA
- a CDS encoding phosphoribosyltransferase, with product MVSSPDAPSDLDPSSAGPASVVVEDDVAGDPDAAAAPAEREVLGWLEFGEAARHLARDVVAADFTPDVIVAVARGGLVLAGAVAYALDTKMCGSINVEFYTGVDERLPEPVLLPPTLDAPALADKRVLVVDDVSDSGRTLSLVRDLLAEVASEVRTVCLYSKPQTVLEPDFTWKRTSQWITFPWSALPPVTRDAGQGDAS from the coding sequence ATGGTCTCCTCACCCGACGCCCCGTCCGACCTCGACCCCTCGTCGGCCGGACCGGCCTCTGTCGTGGTGGAGGACGACGTGGCCGGCGACCCCGACGCAGCTGCTGCGCCCGCCGAGCGAGAGGTCCTCGGCTGGCTCGAGTTCGGCGAGGCCGCGCGGCACCTCGCCCGCGACGTCGTCGCCGCCGACTTCACGCCCGACGTGATCGTCGCCGTGGCCCGCGGCGGCCTCGTGCTCGCCGGCGCCGTCGCGTACGCCCTCGACACGAAGATGTGCGGGTCGATCAACGTCGAGTTCTACACCGGCGTCGACGAGCGCCTGCCCGAGCCCGTCCTGCTGCCCCCGACGCTCGACGCCCCGGCCCTGGCAGACAAGCGCGTGCTCGTCGTCGACGACGTCTCCGACTCGGGCCGCACCCTCTCCCTCGTCCGCGACCTGCTCGCCGAGGTCGCCTCCGAGGTGCGCACCGTCTGCCTCTACAGCAAGCCGCAGACCGTCCTCGAGCCCGACTTCACCTGGAAGCGCACCTCCCAGTGGATCACCTTCCCGTGGAGCGCCCTGCCCCCCGTGACCCGCGACGCCGGACAGGGGGACGCCTCGTGA
- a CDS encoding Type 1 glutamine amidotransferase-like domain-containing protein, with amino-acid sequence MSIHLVGGGWAPDEPGLYDLFVAEAAVRGRAVGRDVPRVGVLIVVADDSPSEEWRTGFPALIASGGRCEVVTTVVEAGEVFDTRVLSDVDGLVVGGGLTPAYLEAVAPLVDQVRLLVSDGLPYVGFSAGAAIAADRALLGGWLIGDVPVCPQDASEDLDEVELGEGLGLVDLAVDVHAAQWGTLTRLVAATEAGMVRGGVAIDEHTALVVGEGALTVLGRGSVWRVEPQVDEQGDVVGVSVGSLGAE; translated from the coding sequence GTGAGCATCCACCTGGTGGGCGGCGGCTGGGCGCCCGACGAGCCCGGGCTCTACGACCTCTTCGTCGCCGAGGCGGCGGTCCGCGGCCGGGCCGTCGGTCGCGACGTCCCGCGCGTCGGCGTCCTGATCGTCGTCGCCGACGACTCGCCCTCAGAAGAGTGGCGCACCGGCTTCCCTGCCCTCATCGCGTCCGGGGGCCGCTGCGAGGTCGTCACGACCGTCGTCGAGGCGGGCGAGGTCTTCGACACGCGAGTGCTCAGCGACGTCGACGGCCTGGTCGTCGGCGGTGGTCTGACGCCGGCCTACCTCGAGGCGGTGGCTCCGCTGGTCGACCAGGTGCGCCTCCTCGTCAGCGACGGCCTGCCCTACGTCGGGTTCTCGGCGGGCGCTGCCATCGCGGCCGACCGGGCCCTGCTCGGCGGCTGGCTGATCGGGGACGTGCCAGTCTGCCCGCAGGACGCCTCGGAGGACCTCGACGAGGTCGAGCTCGGCGAGGGCCTCGGCCTCGTCGACCTCGCCGTCGACGTCCACGCCGCGCAGTGGGGCACGCTCACGCGGCTGGTCGCCGCGACGGAGGCCGGGATGGTCCGAGGAGGCGTCGCGATCGACGAGCACACCGCCCTCGTCGTCGGGGAGGGCGCGCTGACCGTGCTCGGCCGCGGCAGCGTCTGGCGCGTCGAGCCGCAGGTCGACGAGCAGGGCGACGTCGTCGGCGTCTCCGTCGGCTCGCTGGGCGCGGAGTGA
- a CDS encoding amidase yields the protein MFELHHLSAQEQWDWLRRGEVTPRELTDHYLARIERLDSGEGGVGAFVTVGADAARDRADELGRAGRSTAPLWGLPLADKDLTDRAGLPTGLGSRLSRGRVAEQDSEISAVLSEAGAVSLGKTATPEFGLTGYTEPLVGPVPRNPWRRGLGAGGSSGGAAAAVAAGLLPFAPGSDGGGSIRIPAAMTGLVGLKPSRGRVPAQSGITSLGGLAVGGPIARTVADAAMLLDAMVSPDGRAPRDHFALRAPGSPDGAWLGTAVRGEGRFQLGVLTASPWDDAYDVRVDPRLLGVLRDTADQLDALGHGVDDASLPGSDPRSPNYAALFRTIWQAGAAGIPAETDDDFALLEPMTAWLVRRGRELGARELGAALAGLSAFEQSVIAAFDRFDAVLTPSLALLPPALGWHEADDPERAFEQQCLVSPFTSFVNVAGLPAITLPVAEVDGLPAGVQLIGRPGREDVLLSIGAQLERRLRWQRRHPDCW from the coding sequence GTGTTCGAACTCCACCACCTCAGCGCCCAGGAGCAGTGGGACTGGCTCCGCCGCGGCGAGGTCACGCCCCGTGAGCTGACCGACCACTACCTGGCCCGCATCGAGCGACTCGACTCGGGCGAGGGCGGCGTCGGCGCGTTCGTCACGGTCGGGGCAGACGCCGCCCGCGACCGCGCGGACGAGCTCGGGCGGGCCGGCCGCAGCACGGCCCCGCTCTGGGGCCTGCCCCTGGCCGACAAGGACCTCACCGACCGCGCGGGCCTGCCGACCGGGCTCGGCTCCCGGCTCTCCCGCGGGCGCGTCGCCGAGCAGGACTCGGAGATCTCCGCGGTGCTGAGCGAGGCCGGCGCGGTCAGCCTGGGCAAGACGGCGACGCCCGAGTTCGGCCTCACCGGGTACACGGAGCCCCTCGTCGGGCCCGTGCCGCGCAACCCCTGGCGGCGCGGCCTCGGCGCCGGCGGCTCGAGCGGGGGAGCGGCGGCCGCGGTGGCCGCCGGACTGCTGCCGTTCGCTCCCGGCTCCGACGGCGGCGGCTCGATCCGCATCCCCGCTGCGATGACCGGGCTCGTCGGGCTGAAGCCCTCGCGCGGCCGGGTGCCGGCGCAGTCGGGCATCACGAGCCTGGGCGGGCTCGCCGTCGGCGGCCCGATCGCCCGCACCGTCGCGGACGCCGCCATGCTGCTCGACGCGATGGTCTCGCCCGACGGCCGGGCGCCGCGTGACCACTTCGCGCTGCGTGCGCCCGGCTCGCCCGACGGGGCGTGGCTCGGCACCGCCGTCCGAGGCGAGGGACGGTTCCAGCTCGGGGTGCTGACGGCCAGCCCGTGGGACGACGCGTACGACGTCCGGGTCGACCCGCGCCTCCTCGGCGTGCTGCGGGACACCGCCGACCAGCTCGACGCGCTCGGGCACGGGGTGGACGACGCCTCGCTGCCCGGCTCCGACCCGCGGTCCCCGAACTACGCGGCCCTGTTCCGCACGATCTGGCAGGCGGGCGCCGCGGGCATCCCGGCCGAGACCGACGACGACTTCGCCCTGCTCGAGCCGATGACGGCCTGGCTGGTGCGGCGCGGCCGCGAGCTCGGTGCCCGCGAGCTGGGTGCCGCCCTCGCCGGTCTCAGCGCCTTCGAGCAGAGCGTGATCGCCGCCTTCGACCGCTTCGACGCGGTGCTGACGCCGTCGCTCGCCCTGCTGCCGCCGGCGCTCGGCTGGCACGAAGCCGACGATCCCGAGCGTGCCTTCGAGCAGCAGTGCCTCGTGTCGCCGTTCACCTCGTTCGTCAACGTCGCGGGGCTGCCGGCGATCACGCTGCCCGTGGCCGAGGTCGACGGGCTGCCCGCGGGCGTCCAGCTGATCGGGCGGCCGGGTCGCGAGGACGTGCTGCTCTCGATCGGCGCCCAGCTCGAGCGACGGCTGCGCTGGCAGCGGCGGCACCCCGACTGCTGGTGA
- a CDS encoding GNAT family N-acetyltransferase, with product MIQATLTERLTLSRPAEGDLPELHDLHADPEVWTHLPSARHRELEDTRHLVERYLAGWEANGVDVWVVRDTSTGALVGMGGPSLRGDLAWNIYYRLTPSAWGRGYAQEIIAAARDAVSATGRDLPLVASLLEHNEGSRRAARRAGLELVWRGPDAGNPDPDAVRLLFADRPLSADALRLFVS from the coding sequence ATGATCCAGGCGACGCTGACGGAACGACTGACGCTCTCCCGCCCTGCCGAGGGGGACCTCCCGGAGCTCCACGACCTCCACGCCGACCCAGAGGTCTGGACGCACCTCCCCTCCGCGCGCCACCGTGAGCTGGAGGACACGCGCCACCTGGTCGAGCGGTACCTGGCGGGGTGGGAGGCGAACGGCGTCGACGTCTGGGTCGTCCGTGACACGTCGACGGGCGCGCTGGTCGGCATGGGCGGCCCCAGCCTTCGCGGCGACCTCGCGTGGAACATCTACTACCGGCTGACACCATCGGCGTGGGGACGCGGCTACGCGCAGGAGATCATCGCCGCGGCCCGCGACGCGGTGTCCGCGACGGGGCGCGACCTGCCGCTGGTCGCGTCCCTCCTCGAGCACAACGAGGGGTCACGTCGCGCGGCCCGGCGCGCAGGCCTGGAGCTCGTCTGGCGCGGCCCGGACGCGGGCAACCCCGACCCCGACGCGGTACGACTCCTCTTCGCCGACCGCCCGCTCAGTGCGGACGCACTTCGCCTCTTCGTCTCGTAG
- a CDS encoding formimidoylglutamate deiminase, with product MTGDGGAAVAAVPAVPSVFWAEHLWTGEGAVRHGVVVEVVGDRVVSVADDVVAPPAGSTLLWGLTLPGLVNAHSHAFHRALRGRTQVGSGSFWTWREVMYSAAARLTPENYEALATAAFTEMVLAGITTVGEFHYVHHTPDGTPHDDPIAMSRALVRAAATAGVRLTLLDTCYLVGGFAPDAARESGPDVEAGPDVEQVHVPLSAAQLRFGDGTAADWARRASATRDELSGPTVVVGAAVHSVRAVPERALGTVASWAHAHDVPLHVHVSEQPAENADCVRLLGSTPVALLRRHGVLDHRATAVHATHLTPGDVADLAAGGTWACFCVTTERDLADGIGPAAELVEAGVQLTVGSDSHAVIDILEEVRGIESGQRLVSGRRGWLGAAQLLAAATVQGARSLGWDDGGTIAPGALADFTTVSLDSVRLADARADSLLESVVFSATASDVTWVVVGGEVVVRDGEHARVSSPGSALRDAIAAVLPPESSSVPSPSPSPAPSPRARAPREDPPA from the coding sequence GTGACCGGGGACGGCGGCGCCGCGGTCGCCGCGGTCCCTGCGGTCCCGTCGGTCTTCTGGGCCGAGCACCTGTGGACCGGCGAGGGTGCGGTGCGGCACGGCGTCGTCGTCGAGGTCGTGGGCGATCGGGTCGTGAGCGTGGCGGACGACGTCGTCGCGCCTCCTGCAGGGTCGACCCTGCTGTGGGGGCTGACGCTGCCGGGGCTAGTGAACGCCCACTCGCACGCGTTCCACCGGGCGCTGCGCGGGCGGACCCAGGTCGGCAGCGGCAGTTTCTGGACCTGGCGCGAGGTCATGTACTCCGCGGCCGCCCGGCTGACGCCCGAGAACTACGAGGCCCTCGCCACGGCCGCCTTCACCGAGATGGTGCTGGCCGGGATCACGACCGTGGGCGAGTTCCACTACGTGCACCACACCCCTGACGGCACGCCGCACGACGACCCGATCGCGATGTCGCGAGCCCTGGTCCGCGCCGCGGCGACCGCGGGCGTCCGCCTGACCCTGCTCGACACCTGCTACCTGGTCGGCGGGTTCGCGCCCGACGCGGCACGCGAGAGCGGGCCCGACGTCGAGGCCGGGCCCGACGTCGAGCAGGTGCACGTCCCCTTGTCGGCCGCGCAGCTCCGCTTCGGCGACGGCACCGCCGCCGACTGGGCCCGGCGTGCGAGCGCCACGCGCGACGAGCTGAGCGGGCCGACGGTCGTGGTCGGCGCGGCCGTGCACTCGGTGCGGGCCGTGCCCGAGCGCGCACTCGGCACCGTCGCCTCCTGGGCGCACGCACACGACGTGCCGTTGCACGTGCACGTCTCCGAGCAGCCGGCCGAGAACGCGGACTGCGTGCGCCTCCTCGGCTCCACGCCCGTCGCCCTGCTCCGCCGGCACGGAGTCCTCGACCACAGGGCGACCGCCGTCCACGCCACCCACCTGACGCCGGGCGACGTCGCCGACCTCGCCGCGGGCGGCACCTGGGCCTGCTTCTGCGTCACGACCGAGCGCGACCTGGCCGACGGCATCGGACCGGCCGCGGAACTGGTCGAGGCAGGCGTGCAGCTCACCGTCGGAAGCGACAGCCACGCCGTCATCGACATCCTCGAGGAGGTGCGGGGCATCGAGTCCGGACAGCGCCTGGTGAGCGGACGGCGCGGCTGGCTCGGAGCCGCGCAGCTGCTGGCCGCGGCGACCGTCCAGGGCGCCAGGTCGCTCGGCTGGGACGACGGCGGCACGATCGCCCCCGGTGCCCTCGCCGACTTCACGACCGTGTCCCTCGACTCGGTGCGCCTGGCGGACGCCCGCGCCGACTCGCTGCTCGAGTCGGTCGTCTTCTCCGCCACGGCGTCCGACGTGACCTGGGTGGTCGTGGGCGGCGAGGTCGTCGTGCGCGACGGGGAACACGCGCGCGTCTCGTCGCCGGGCAGCGCGCTGCGCGACGCGATCGCGGCCGTGCTCCCGCCCGAGTCGTCGAGCGTGCCCTCGCCCTCGCCCTCGCCCGCGCCATCGCCACGCGCCCGCGCTCCCCGAGAGGACCCGCCCGCATGA
- a CDS encoding ASCH domain-containing protein, whose amino-acid sequence MTGQDRQIVHFHQKHHDAIVSGEKATTVRWGESIQVGAATFVFDDHPTASPLAGHVTAVRRRRLDELTAEQAHQPAGTDMTRFAEQLRENYYSDMPGEAVVDVAELVLAGRAPAEPSR is encoded by the coding sequence GTGACCGGACAAGACCGACAGATCGTCCACTTCCACCAGAAGCACCACGACGCGATCGTCAGCGGCGAGAAGGCGACCACGGTCCGGTGGGGCGAGTCGATCCAGGTCGGCGCGGCGACGTTCGTGTTCGACGACCATCCCACCGCCTCGCCGCTCGCCGGGCACGTCACCGCGGTGCGGAGGCGCCGCCTCGACGAGCTGACCGCCGAACAGGCGCATCAGCCCGCAGGGACGGACATGACGCGCTTCGCCGAGCAGCTCCGGGAGAACTACTACTCGGACATGCCGGGCGAAGCGGTCGTCGACGTCGCCGAGCTGGTCCTCGCCGGGCGGGCCCCCGCAGAGCCGTCCCGGTAG
- the hutI gene encoding imidazolonepropionase: MTVTALTGISQLVTNDPTHEYAEAASGPLGVVRDAAVLCDDGRVLWTGPAAALPSSMADGVTDLGGRAVVPGFVDSHAHLAFAGDRSDEFAARMAGESYSAGGIRSTVAHTRAASDVDLAASVRRLADEALRQGTTTLESKSGYGLSVHDERRSLEAVRAVTTEATFLGAHVVPAEFAGRPDDYVALVIGEMLDACAPLARWIDVFCDVGAFDVDQTRAILTAGMAAGLTPRLHAGQLAPGGGIQLGVELGAASVDHVTHASDDDVEALAGSTTVATLLPGAEFSTRAAYPDARRLLAAGATVALAADCNPGSSYTTSIPFCIAVAVRDMHMAPAEALWSATAGGAAALRRTDVGHLGVGAAADLLVLDAPSYVHLAYRPGVPLVESVWRAGQRVVGRER; encoded by the coding sequence ATGACCGTCACCGCCCTGACCGGCATCTCGCAGCTCGTCACGAACGACCCGACGCACGAGTACGCCGAGGCGGCGAGCGGTCCGCTCGGCGTGGTGCGCGACGCGGCTGTCCTCTGCGACGACGGTCGTGTGCTCTGGACCGGTCCCGCCGCCGCCCTGCCGTCGTCGATGGCCGACGGCGTGACCGACCTGGGCGGGCGTGCGGTCGTCCCCGGCTTCGTCGACAGCCACGCCCACCTGGCGTTCGCGGGCGACCGGTCCGACGAGTTCGCCGCCCGGATGGCCGGCGAGTCGTACTCCGCCGGCGGCATCCGCAGCACCGTGGCGCACACGCGGGCCGCTAGCGACGTCGACCTCGCCGCGTCGGTGCGGCGGCTCGCCGACGAGGCGCTGCGCCAGGGCACGACCACGCTCGAGAGCAAGTCCGGCTACGGGCTGAGCGTGCACGACGAGCGCCGCAGCCTGGAGGCGGTCAGGGCGGTCACGACGGAGGCGACGTTCCTGGGTGCGCACGTCGTGCCTGCCGAGTTCGCCGGGCGGCCCGACGACTACGTCGCGCTCGTCATCGGCGAGATGCTCGACGCCTGTGCCCCTCTCGCGCGGTGGATCGACGTCTTCTGCGACGTCGGGGCGTTCGACGTCGACCAGACGCGGGCGATCCTCACCGCCGGCATGGCCGCGGGGCTGACGCCGCGCCTCCACGCGGGTCAGCTCGCGCCGGGCGGGGGCATCCAGCTCGGCGTCGAGCTCGGGGCGGCCTCGGTCGACCACGTCACCCACGCGAGCGACGACGACGTGGAGGCGCTGGCCGGGTCGACGACGGTCGCGACGCTCCTCCCGGGGGCCGAGTTCTCGACCCGCGCGGCCTACCCCGACGCGCGGCGGCTGCTCGCAGCCGGTGCGACGGTGGCCCTGGCGGCCGACTGCAACCCGGGGTCGAGCTACACGACGAGCATCCCGTTCTGCATCGCGGTGGCCGTGCGCGACATGCACATGGCGCCGGCCGAGGCGCTGTGGTCGGCCACCGCCGGGGGAGCCGCGGCCCTCAGGCGGACGGACGTCGGCCACCTCGGCGTCGGGGCGGCTGCAGATCTCCTGGTGCTCGACGCGCCGTCGTACGTGCACCTGGCCTACCGGCCGGGGGTGCCGCTGGTCGAGTCGGTCTGGCGCGCCGGGCAGCGCGTCGTCGGTCGCGAGCGCTGA
- a CDS encoding aldo/keto reductase, whose translation MTWCAHRGRESGRPDRPGGERRTSLQQIPLGSQGLVTSTLGLGCMGMSAFYGGATEAGSVETIRRALDLGITLFDTAEAYGPFANEKLLGRTLGADRDRVVVASKFATDFTDDGTPIGLDGSPEHARRAIDRSLTHLGTDHVDLWYLHRADPTVPIEDTVGAMSEAVTAGKARYVGVSETSAETLRRAHATFPIAAIQSEYSLSLTARRRCRHAQHRGRDGSRPRLTRGERPSALNE comes from the coding sequence TTGACATGGTGTGCGCACCGGGGTCGAGAGTCGGGACGTCCGGATCGACCCGGCGGTGAACGGAGAACTTCCCTGCAGCAGATCCCACTCGGCTCCCAGGGCCTCGTCACGTCCACGCTCGGCCTCGGCTGCATGGGCATGAGCGCCTTCTACGGAGGCGCCACCGAGGCTGGCTCCGTCGAGACCATCCGCCGCGCTCTCGACCTCGGGATCACCCTGTTCGACACCGCCGAGGCGTACGGGCCGTTCGCGAACGAGAAGCTGCTCGGCCGCACCCTCGGTGCCGACCGGGACCGGGTGGTCGTCGCGTCGAAGTTCGCCACCGACTTCACCGACGACGGCACCCCGATCGGCCTCGACGGCTCCCCCGAACACGCCCGACGCGCGATCGACCGGTCCCTCACGCACCTCGGCACCGACCACGTCGACCTCTGGTACCTGCACCGCGCCGACCCGACCGTGCCGATCGAGGACACCGTCGGCGCGATGAGCGAGGCCGTCACCGCCGGCAAGGCCCGCTACGTCGGTGTCTCGGAGACATCAGCGGAGACCCTGCGACGGGCGCACGCGACGTTCCCGATCGCCGCGATCCAGTCCGAGTACAGCCTCAGCCTCACCGCACGGCGTCGCTGTCGGCACGCGCAACACCGAGGCAGGGATGGCTCGCGACCGCGGCTGACCCGTGGCGAGCGGCCCTCAGCACTGAACGAGTGA
- a CDS encoding MerR family transcriptional regulator has product MLLPEVHVDEPVTISAAAALLGITVDTIRYYEKEGIAPAPARGPDGWRRYDTAALSWLAGTVMLRGSGMSVHEMREYAAAYRAGADDAERLALLEQHHAAVLERQAEVQRHLAALERKIAAYRRLVS; this is encoded by the coding sequence GTGCTGCTTCCCGAGGTCCATGTCGACGAGCCCGTCACGATCAGCGCCGCGGCCGCCCTCCTCGGCATCACCGTCGACACGATCCGGTACTACGAGAAGGAGGGCATCGCACCGGCACCAGCGCGAGGCCCTGACGGGTGGCGTCGCTACGACACGGCTGCGCTGAGCTGGCTCGCCGGCACGGTGATGCTCCGCGGCTCGGGGATGAGCGTGCACGAGATGCGTGAGTACGCCGCTGCGTACCGGGCGGGTGCTGACGATGCCGAGCGGCTCGCGCTCCTCGAACAGCACCACGCGGCTGTCCTCGAGCGGCAGGCCGAGGTCCAGCGGCACCTCGCTGCGCTGGAACGGAAGATCGCCGCGTACCGCAGGCTGGTCTCGTGA
- a CDS encoding GNAT family N-acetyltransferase, with translation MLEEEYQQRRQLPHRLRPAPAPEPAFSFEIRPLEPADLPYVREIYAHYVANSSVTFDEKAMTLAEWRRKAAVGQKLGMPFLVAVSPAGEVLGYAHAAPWGGKAAYRYTVETSIFLRAATTGRGLGRALLEALVESCREAGIREMIAVIADAKADASIALHSRLGFVEVGRMGRVGFKFGRWLGTVTMQKSLKKRRRRDAAPRA, from the coding sequence GTGCTCGAGGAGGAATACCAGCAGAGGCGGCAGCTGCCGCACCGGCTGCGTCCTGCGCCGGCACCCGAGCCCGCGTTCTCGTTCGAGATCCGGCCGCTCGAGCCCGCCGACCTGCCGTACGTGCGCGAGATCTACGCCCACTACGTCGCGAACTCGAGCGTGACCTTCGACGAGAAGGCGATGACCCTCGCCGAGTGGCGCCGCAAGGCCGCGGTCGGGCAGAAGCTCGGCATGCCCTTCCTGGTCGCGGTCAGCCCGGCCGGCGAGGTGCTCGGCTACGCCCACGCGGCTCCCTGGGGCGGCAAGGCCGCGTACCGGTACACGGTCGAGACGTCGATCTTCCTGCGGGCGGCGACGACGGGCCGGGGGCTCGGCAGGGCCCTGCTGGAGGCGCTGGTCGAGTCCTGCAGGGAGGCCGGCATCCGCGAGATGATCGCCGTCATCGCCGACGCCAAGGCCGACGCGTCGATCGCCCTGCACTCCAGGCTCGGCTTCGTCGAGGTGGGCCGGATGGGCCGGGTCGGCTTCAAGTTCGGCCGCTGGCTCGGCACGGTCACGATGCAGAAGTCGCTGAAGAAGCGCCGTCGTCGCGACGCGGCGCCGCGCGCCTAG